In Cedecea neteri, a single genomic region encodes these proteins:
- a CDS encoding outer membrane protein, translating to MHYKKSLLTLALMLSAGHAAAATSDEGYYASAKYVHSEQHASDQDTSSRPGVGQFVGGKEKDRLGGASLAAGYQYGNGWRTEGEYTFRQKTEFTSGSTAFPTSLNHLKLNTERLMLNVYRDYDLGYGVSLFGTAGLGIAKVKAGGWQGNAAREYANSTQNNLAYSLGAGVSYSPIDRLSFDVGYRYVDMGKVESGYNTFGNVRGLKDEQMKARLASSEFTIGTRYLF from the coding sequence ATGCATTACAAGAAAAGCTTACTGACGCTGGCGCTTATGCTGAGCGCGGGACATGCAGCCGCAGCCACCAGCGATGAAGGCTACTACGCTTCGGCGAAATACGTCCACAGCGAGCAGCATGCCAGTGACCAGGACACCAGCAGCCGTCCCGGCGTCGGCCAGTTTGTTGGCGGTAAAGAGAAAGACAGACTCGGCGGCGCTTCGCTGGCGGCGGGCTACCAGTATGGCAACGGCTGGCGCACCGAAGGGGAATATACCTTCCGCCAGAAAACTGAATTTACCAGCGGCTCAACCGCCTTCCCGACCAGCCTGAACCACCTGAAGCTGAACACCGAGCGGCTGATGCTGAACGTCTATCGCGATTACGATCTGGGCTATGGGGTATCGCTATTTGGCACCGCTGGCCTGGGTATTGCGAAAGTGAAAGCCGGCGGCTGGCAGGGCAATGCCGCTCGCGAATACGCCAACAGCACGCAAAACAATCTCGCTTATTCGCTGGGCGCGGGCGTCAGCTACTCGCCAATCGACCGCCTGAGCTTCGACGTGGGCTATCGCTACGTGGATATGGGGAAAGTGGAAAGCGGCTATAACACCTTCGGGAACGTGCGTGGCCTGAAGGACGAGCAGATGAAGGCTCGTCTGGCCTCCAGCGAGTTCACGATTGGTACTCGCTACCTGTTCTAA
- a CDS encoding sensor histidine kinase: protein MLRIISWLLLTLLSCAGLGAWFLQQQYEDKSADFRILYREITVKLSQHDAIIPLLPVSQNTVEVQHILPQVVEWRRHDNPEPRLAIVPEANGRYWLNRPNLSLLIDLPTLLDTLGEKKTFQHLSISWNNTVLCEQGNAAPAYWQWDKTVASPTQPFLVSVSDSPAWAKLPWWLIASPALFWALAIYLLTQYQANKRRRDIADLRVRYAELTRLNTMGELAAGMVHELNQPLSAIMSYSQAAVRLIKQDNPAQVPELLDAAVLQIKRIDALLSQFRQKLTSEGAEYQRVNLPQLWQRVCKLLDNELQSSKIRVTSHFADDLPPLYAPQLWVEQILHNIASNAIQAQTNGAGWIQLEASSENNGITLTITDGGPGLSPEALEQVFIPFFTTRAQGVGLGMALADTLVQRLSGTLEVSNAPEGGACFRLWFPLKEEEK, encoded by the coding sequence ATGTTAAGGATAATCAGCTGGCTACTGCTCACGCTGCTTAGCTGCGCGGGCCTTGGCGCCTGGTTTTTACAGCAGCAGTACGAAGACAAATCCGCCGACTTCCGCATTCTTTACCGTGAAATTACGGTCAAGCTGTCCCAGCACGATGCCATCATTCCGCTGCTGCCCGTCAGCCAAAACACCGTTGAGGTGCAGCACATTCTGCCGCAAGTGGTCGAGTGGCGGCGGCATGACAACCCGGAGCCGCGCCTGGCGATTGTGCCGGAAGCCAATGGCCGCTACTGGCTGAACCGCCCTAACCTTTCGCTGCTGATTGATCTCCCAACACTGCTCGACACGCTGGGCGAGAAAAAGACCTTTCAACATCTCAGCATCAGTTGGAATAACACTGTCCTTTGTGAGCAGGGCAATGCCGCCCCGGCTTACTGGCAGTGGGATAAAACCGTGGCCAGCCCGACGCAGCCGTTTTTAGTTTCGGTCAGCGACAGCCCGGCCTGGGCGAAACTGCCCTGGTGGCTGATAGCTTCCCCGGCGCTGTTTTGGGCGCTGGCGATCTACTTGCTGACGCAATATCAGGCCAATAAACGCCGCCGGGACATTGCCGACCTGCGCGTCCGCTACGCCGAACTGACGCGCCTCAATACCATGGGAGAACTGGCGGCCGGCATGGTGCACGAGCTAAACCAGCCGCTGAGTGCCATCATGAGCTATAGCCAGGCGGCGGTACGGCTGATTAAACAGGACAATCCGGCCCAGGTACCAGAACTGCTGGACGCTGCCGTGCTGCAGATAAAGCGCATCGATGCCCTGCTCAGCCAGTTCCGCCAGAAGCTCACCAGTGAAGGCGCCGAGTACCAGCGGGTCAACCTCCCACAGCTCTGGCAGCGCGTGTGCAAACTGCTGGATAACGAACTGCAAAGCAGCAAAATCCGCGTGACCAGCCATTTTGCCGATGACCTGCCGCCGCTGTATGCCCCGCAGCTGTGGGTGGAGCAAATCCTCCATAACATCGCCAGCAACGCGATTCAGGCACAAACTAACGGCGCGGGCTGGATACAGCTGGAGGCAAGTTCGGAAAATAACGGCATCACGCTGACGATAACGGACGGCGGGCCGGGGCTTTCCCCGGAGGCGCTGGAACAGGTCTTTATCCCATTCTTCACTACCCGCGCGCAGGGCGTCGGACTGGGGATGGCGCTCGCCGACACGCTGGTACAGCGGCTGAGCGGCACCCTTGAGGTTAGTAACGCGCCAGAGGGTGGAGCCTGCTTCCGCCTGTGGTTCCCTCTTAAGGAGGAGGAGAAATGA
- a CDS encoding dihydrofolate reductase family protein → MKPQIVVHMESTVDGRLDTTRYSKPFNGKSAEEVLDIYFKVAEQVGGEATILGRVTLQEFLSLETFEHAGEAPTKAAKTFNAPRSGKRIFIVTDPSGKVKYQPSSEYDFIAILGEKVSDRYLTHLRECNVSYLFSGAEGQDIAGAMEILGRDFGFKKLRLEGGGTINGTFLKAGLLDALSLLIYPGVDGLSGMPSIFEFHGKPGDLPAAGQALELLSVEKLEEGMVWLNYKFHKI, encoded by the coding sequence ATGAAACCACAAATTGTCGTCCATATGGAATCCACCGTCGATGGTCGTCTGGATACCACCCGCTATAGCAAACCGTTTAACGGGAAGTCGGCGGAAGAAGTGCTGGATATCTATTTCAAAGTGGCTGAACAGGTCGGCGGCGAGGCCACTATTCTCGGCCGAGTAACGCTGCAGGAGTTTCTGTCTCTTGAGACGTTCGAACACGCCGGCGAAGCGCCAACCAAAGCCGCAAAAACGTTTAATGCCCCGCGTAGCGGGAAGCGAATTTTCATCGTCACCGACCCCAGCGGAAAGGTGAAATACCAGCCCAGCAGCGAGTATGACTTTATTGCCATACTGGGTGAAAAGGTGTCTGACCGCTACCTCACCCACCTGCGCGAATGCAACGTGTCTTATCTCTTTAGTGGTGCCGAAGGCCAGGATATTGCCGGGGCGATGGAGATTTTAGGCCGTGATTTTGGTTTCAAAAAACTGCGCCTTGAAGGTGGCGGCACTATCAATGGAACCTTCCTGAAAGCGGGCCTGCTCGATGCTCTGAGCCTGCTGATTTACCCCGGCGTAGACGGGCTTTCCGGCATGCCGTCCATCTTTGAGTTCCACGGCAAACCGGGCGATCTACCGGCTGCGGGGCAGGCGCTTGAGCTGTTGTCCGTTGAGAAACTTGAAGAAGGTATGGTCTGGTTAAACTATAAATTCCACAAAATTTAA
- the zinT gene encoding metal-binding protein ZinT: MIMKKSAFILGMGVLLASHQALAHGHHHGKPLTEVEQKASEGIFDDVNVKDRALSDWDGIWQSVNPLLLSGDLDPVLEKKAKKSGKSLAEYRAYYQKGYATNVEMIGIENNVIEFHVGKDVQSCHYDYAGHKILTYTSGKKGVRYLFECKDTQSKAPKFVQFSDHIIAPRQSQHFHIFMGSESQDALLKEMDNWPTYYPYNMTKAQVVDEMLHH; the protein is encoded by the coding sequence ATGATCATGAAAAAATCGGCGTTTATTCTGGGCATGGGCGTGTTGCTGGCGAGCCATCAGGCGCTGGCGCACGGCCACCATCACGGCAAACCGCTCACGGAAGTGGAACAAAAGGCGAGCGAAGGGATCTTTGACGACGTTAACGTGAAAGACCGCGCGCTGTCCGACTGGGACGGGATCTGGCAGTCGGTCAATCCTCTGCTGCTCAGCGGCGACCTCGATCCGGTGTTGGAGAAAAAAGCCAAAAAAAGCGGCAAAAGCCTGGCGGAGTATCGCGCGTATTATCAAAAGGGCTATGCGACAAACGTGGAGATGATTGGGATTGAGAATAACGTCATCGAGTTTCACGTTGGCAAAGATGTTCAAAGCTGTCATTACGACTATGCCGGGCACAAAATCCTGACCTACACCTCGGGAAAGAAGGGCGTTCGCTACCTGTTTGAGTGCAAAGACACGCAGTCCAAAGCACCAAAATTCGTGCAGTTTAGCGACCACATCATCGCCCCGCGCCAGTCGCAGCATTTCCATATTTTTATGGGAAGTGAATCACAAGATGCTTTGCTGAAAGAGATGGATAACTGGCCGACCTATTACCCGTACAACATGACCAAAGCGCAGGTTGTCGACGAGATGCTGCATCACTAA
- a CDS encoding GlcG/HbpS family heme-binding protein produces MKRLLLSALLLGGIVSTASAATGVLSQKNISLDLADKLAQSVIQACAKDNYNVAVTVVDRSGTPLVMKRMDNAGPHTVEASRMKAFTSLTTKNPTDNVMKGSQSNAGAANLRDIPGFLLLAGGVPVKSGEQVIGAVGVGGAPGGHLDQACAQAGLNNIEKELNAG; encoded by the coding sequence ATGAAACGTCTTCTGTTAAGCGCCCTGCTGCTGGGCGGTATCGTCTCCACGGCCAGCGCCGCCACCGGCGTGCTGAGCCAGAAAAACATCTCCCTCGACCTCGCCGATAAGCTGGCGCAAAGCGTCATTCAGGCCTGTGCCAAAGACAACTACAACGTGGCAGTCACCGTGGTCGATCGTTCAGGCACCCCGCTGGTGATGAAGCGCATGGACAACGCCGGGCCGCACACCGTGGAAGCCAGCCGCATGAAGGCCTTCACCTCGCTGACCACCAAAAACCCAACCGACAATGTGATGAAGGGCTCTCAGTCCAATGCGGGCGCGGCCAACCTGCGTGATATTCCAGGCTTCTTGCTGCTGGCGGGCGGCGTGCCGGTGAAGTCCGGTGAACAGGTGATTGGCGCGGTCGGCGTCGGCGGCGCACCGGGCGGCCATCTGGATCAGGCCTGTGCCCAGGCAGGCTTAAACAACATTGAAAAAGAACTGAACGCGGGATAA
- a CDS encoding AMP-binding protein — MNLHPELQELQDFLRAALLDPARPDQLAISGSDTALTWQQLSVAATNWAQRYAQCKQPAGTPVVLYGHQQAEFAVAIYSCLLHNIPYIPVDCIYPQERLKEICQLASAPYYYDVVAKQFVATGETGSVLAEPDLAYIMFTSGSTGKPKGVQIGRESLWHFMKWVRNDFALPDVPVLMNHAVFSFDLSLIPLLANLATGGHIVLNAKEDIAAENWLDRLKDNEVSAWVSTPSFAYQKLLSPQFSAEYLPALSVFVFIGEVLNKALVKQLRRRFPQAKILNSYGPTEATIATTVIEITDEILHSENDVLPVGTMMPESHMEITSEGELIIWGKNVMRGYLGLPQENAAKLLHRESEQYRGYRTGDLGYEDGVLYCQGRNDSQIKLNGYRIEINEIENRLLAMSGISEAVVLPLMKSGGGVLRIAAFCVTGLAPEAIKTSLAKVIPPYMVPSQIIIKDALPLNPNGKIDRKLLDTQARTN, encoded by the coding sequence ATGAACCTTCATCCAGAGCTTCAGGAACTGCAGGATTTTCTGCGTGCGGCATTACTTGACCCCGCGCGTCCAGACCAGTTAGCCATCAGCGGTAGTGATACCGCTCTGACCTGGCAACAGCTTTCCGTCGCCGCAACCAACTGGGCGCAGCGCTACGCGCAGTGCAAACAGCCTGCCGGTACACCGGTGGTTTTATACGGGCACCAGCAGGCCGAATTTGCCGTGGCCATTTACAGCTGCCTGCTGCACAACATCCCGTATATCCCGGTGGACTGCATCTACCCGCAGGAGCGGCTGAAAGAGATCTGCCAGCTTGCCAGCGCCCCTTATTATTACGACGTCGTGGCGAAGCAGTTTGTGGCGACCGGCGAAACCGGCAGCGTACTGGCCGAGCCGGACCTGGCCTACATCATGTTTACCTCAGGCAGCACCGGGAAACCGAAAGGCGTGCAGATTGGCCGCGAGAGCCTGTGGCACTTTATGAAGTGGGTGCGCAATGACTTTGCGCTGCCGGACGTGCCGGTGTTAATGAACCATGCGGTGTTCAGCTTCGACCTGTCCCTGATTCCTTTGCTGGCGAACCTCGCCACCGGCGGGCACATTGTGCTGAACGCTAAGGAAGATATTGCCGCTGAAAACTGGCTCGATCGTCTGAAAGATAACGAGGTTTCGGCCTGGGTTTCTACGCCCTCTTTTGCTTACCAGAAGCTGCTTTCCCCGCAGTTTAGCGCCGAGTATTTACCCGCACTGAGCGTGTTTGTGTTCATCGGCGAAGTGCTGAATAAGGCGCTGGTAAAACAACTGCGCCGCCGTTTCCCACAGGCTAAGATCCTGAACTCCTATGGCCCAACGGAAGCCACCATCGCTACCACGGTGATTGAAATTACCGACGAGATCCTGCACAGCGAAAACGACGTGCTGCCGGTGGGCACCATGATGCCGGAATCCCACATGGAGATTACCTCAGAAGGTGAGCTGATTATCTGGGGGAAAAACGTCATGCGCGGTTATCTTGGCCTGCCGCAGGAAAACGCCGCAAAATTGCTACACCGCGAAAGCGAACAATATCGCGGCTACCGCACCGGCGATCTAGGCTACGAAGACGGGGTGCTGTATTGCCAGGGCCGCAACGACAGCCAGATCAAGCTGAACGGCTACCGGATTGAAATCAACGAGATTGAAAACCGCCTGTTGGCGATGTCCGGCATTAGCGAAGCCGTGGTGCTGCCGCTGATGAAATCCGGCGGCGGCGTGCTGCGCATTGCGGCGTTCTGCGTCACTGGCCTTGCCCCGGAGGCGATCAAGACTTCGCTCGCGAAGGTCATCCCACCTTATATGGTGCCTTCACAAATCATTATTAAAGACGCTTTGCCGCTGAACCCTAACGGCAAAATCGACCGCAAGCTGCTGGATACCCAGGCTCGCACGAATTAA
- a CDS encoding AraC family transcriptional regulator, with protein MEQRYAELRERLLYLLPDTQKTATVIDGLGLIRRDRPVRDESCIYQPMIEFIVQGQRKTVIGSQQLEYGVGQFMVAGVDTPCLLSDIKTDADEPFLCVNLELNLSLITELAVELEVGGVSESDNHKGICITPCTPELVDALLRLLQLLERPGHIPFLAPLFIREMHFYLLAGPLGAYLRALATEGSHSQRIAQAVHWLRGNYLEPLKIEWLADCAHMSVSTFHRHFRKVTSFSPLQYQKRLRLYEAQRLMLAEHQDATTAAFQVGYESTSQFNREYKREFGSPPLRDIERMRSSGLD; from the coding sequence ATGGAACAGCGTTATGCCGAGTTAAGAGAGAGGCTGCTTTACCTTCTGCCGGACACGCAGAAAACCGCGACGGTAATCGACGGTCTGGGGCTTATCCGTCGTGACAGACCGGTGCGGGATGAAAGCTGCATCTACCAACCGATGATCGAATTTATCGTTCAGGGGCAACGAAAGACGGTTATCGGTAGCCAGCAACTGGAATATGGCGTCGGCCAGTTTATGGTGGCGGGGGTGGACACTCCCTGCCTGTTGAGCGATATCAAAACTGACGCCGATGAACCTTTTCTGTGCGTGAATTTAGAACTTAATCTCTCGCTGATTACCGAACTTGCCGTCGAGCTTGAGGTTGGCGGTGTATCTGAAAGCGACAACCACAAAGGTATCTGCATTACGCCTTGCACACCGGAACTTGTCGATGCTTTGCTGCGGCTGCTTCAGTTACTGGAACGCCCTGGTCATATTCCTTTTCTGGCGCCTTTGTTTATCCGTGAAATGCATTTTTATCTGCTTGCTGGTCCTCTGGGCGCGTACTTGAGAGCGCTTGCAACGGAGGGCAGCCACAGTCAGCGCATTGCGCAGGCCGTGCACTGGCTACGTGGCAACTATCTTGAGCCGCTGAAAATCGAGTGGCTGGCCGACTGTGCCCATATGTCGGTGTCCACCTTCCACCGGCATTTTCGAAAGGTTACCTCCTTCAGCCCGCTGCAATATCAAAAACGCCTGCGTTTATACGAAGCGCAGCGTCTCATGCTGGCTGAGCACCAGGATGCAACCACCGCTGCTTTTCAGGTGGGCTATGAAAGCACCTCGCAGTTTAATCGGGAGTACAAGCGTGAATTCGGCTCCCCGCCGCTGCGTGATATTGAGCGAATGCGTTCCAGCGGCCTTGACTGA
- a CDS encoding response regulator transcription factor → MTPCIWLIDDDAAIRDSLSLLLATVGWKTLAFDSAQAFQQNAGDLSQLDGCLLLDIRMPGKTGLTLLEEWTQQGLALPVIIMTGHGNIDLCRRAFKNGAFEFLTKPVDADLLFEVVGAAMEQQKAKIEARQQWQPLQEKLATLTTREKEMLEQLIQGYSSKEIAQLCSLSPRTVEAHRANIFSKLEVNSLPKLLKTYSDIAKETK, encoded by the coding sequence ATAACACCGTGTATCTGGCTGATTGACGATGACGCCGCCATTCGCGATTCGCTGAGTCTGCTGCTCGCCACCGTCGGCTGGAAAACCCTGGCCTTTGACAGCGCCCAGGCGTTTCAGCAAAACGCCGGTGACTTAAGCCAGCTCGACGGCTGCCTGCTGCTCGATATCCGCATGCCGGGGAAAACCGGGCTGACGCTGCTGGAGGAGTGGACGCAGCAAGGCCTGGCGCTGCCGGTGATTATCATGACCGGGCACGGCAACATCGATTTATGCCGCCGCGCGTTTAAAAACGGGGCCTTTGAGTTCCTGACCAAGCCGGTTGATGCCGATCTGCTGTTCGAGGTTGTCGGCGCGGCAATGGAACAACAGAAAGCGAAGATTGAAGCCCGGCAGCAGTGGCAGCCGCTGCAGGAAAAACTGGCCACGCTCACCACACGGGAAAAAGAGATGCTGGAACAACTTATTCAGGGCTATTCCAGCAAGGAGATCGCGCAGCTTTGTTCGCTGTCGCCGCGCACCGTGGAGGCTCACCGCGCTAATATATTTTCCAAACTGGAAGTCAATTCGCTGCCTAAACTGCTCAAAACCTACAGCGACATCGCCAAAGAGACTAAGTAA
- a CDS encoding D-alanyl-lipoteichoic acid biosynthesis protein DltD, with the protein MKIKNTLCLHILMALLAVLVLCVPALVTGLSTPLTFQPLIKSMDGTAKDQKEKIATISHALQGNALFFLGASEVSTSEDEHYAVYNYFNKQLHQPVVAYGDSYVDNITQFLLLSRFKNDINANSKIVLLFAPDSFYFDTIPPAIFADHFPAAIFNPLMADEKARPFLVNYLHHIDEEDISHLTLGEMKIYGWHPNVIWQSINYEFANFCTLIKNHWLAWLHIVPEPHRSWPAPAEKYAAPDWNEQLTHARVLNQVRQQSAATLWMDKSVYEDGKTAEEWYETPAVNRQMEAFKATIDLLKSRHAQFVVIVDPLNPWALKNTQKFQPVDRQIRAYLEQNQVRYFDMYAQPYQNGWNWDRLHPTELAWVAMDRFIAESFTR; encoded by the coding sequence ATGAAGATCAAAAATACTCTCTGCCTACATATCCTGATGGCGCTGCTTGCCGTTCTGGTCTTATGCGTTCCGGCCCTGGTGACGGGCTTGTCCACGCCGCTAACATTCCAGCCGCTGATTAAAAGCATGGACGGCACTGCGAAAGATCAAAAAGAGAAAATCGCGACAATTTCCCATGCTTTACAAGGTAATGCGTTATTTTTCCTCGGAGCTTCTGAAGTGTCGACCTCCGAAGATGAACATTACGCTGTATATAATTACTTTAATAAGCAATTACACCAGCCGGTGGTGGCTTACGGGGATAGTTATGTCGATAACATCACACAATTCCTGCTGCTGTCACGTTTTAAAAACGATATAAATGCCAACAGTAAAATTGTTCTGCTGTTTGCCCCGGACAGTTTTTATTTTGACACTATTCCTCCGGCTATTTTTGCCGATCATTTCCCGGCAGCTATTTTCAACCCGCTGATGGCGGATGAAAAAGCCCGACCTTTCCTTGTCAATTACTTACACCATATTGATGAAGAGGACATCAGCCATTTAACCCTGGGCGAAATGAAAATATATGGCTGGCATCCAAATGTTATTTGGCAGTCCATTAATTATGAGTTTGCTAACTTCTGCACTCTGATAAAAAACCACTGGCTGGCGTGGCTACACATTGTGCCCGAACCGCACCGTTCGTGGCCCGCTCCCGCTGAAAAGTACGCCGCGCCGGACTGGAACGAACAGCTGACCCATGCTCGCGTATTGAACCAGGTCCGTCAGCAAAGCGCCGCCACCTTGTGGATGGACAAAAGCGTTTATGAAGACGGAAAAACGGCGGAAGAGTGGTATGAAACGCCGGCGGTAAACCGCCAGATGGAAGCCTTCAAAGCCACCATCGATCTGCTCAAATCTCGCCATGCCCAGTTCGTGGTGATCGTCGACCCGCTTAACCCGTGGGCGCTGAAAAACACGCAGAAATTCCAGCCCGTTGACCGCCAGATCAGGGCGTATCTCGAGCAAAACCAGGTGCGCTATTTCGATATGTACGCTCAGCCTTACCAGAACGGCTGGAACTGGGATCGCCTGCATCCCACCGAGCTGGCGTGGGTTGCCATGGATCGTTTTATTGCCGAGAGCTTTACACGATGA
- a CDS encoding phospholipase D family protein, with protein sequence MKSGILSVFFIAALSLPASAMATPNVQVGFSPEGSARALVLQTLAGAQKSIRMIGYSFQAPDIVQALVDAKKRGVDVRVVVDKKRNQNKASLKAMNVAAANGIQLRIDGHYHIQHDKTIVVDERTVETGSFNFAPSAETENSENVVVLSNMPDIARQYVAHWESRWALGVPFQSSP encoded by the coding sequence ATGAAATCAGGTATTCTGTCTGTTTTTTTCATTGCTGCGCTTAGCCTGCCAGCTTCCGCCATGGCCACACCAAACGTTCAGGTAGGCTTTTCCCCGGAAGGTTCGGCCAGAGCGCTGGTGCTGCAGACGCTCGCCGGGGCGCAGAAATCTATCCGCATGATAGGTTATTCGTTCCAGGCGCCCGATATTGTTCAGGCGCTGGTGGACGCGAAAAAACGTGGCGTTGACGTTCGCGTGGTGGTGGATAAAAAGCGTAATCAGAATAAAGCGAGCCTGAAAGCCATGAACGTTGCGGCGGCGAACGGTATTCAGCTTCGCATCGATGGGCACTATCACATTCAGCATGATAAAACGATCGTTGTGGATGAGCGAACCGTGGAAACCGGCTCGTTCAACTTCGCGCCTTCCGCCGAAACGGAGAACAGTGAAAACGTGGTGGTACTAAGCAATATGCCAGATATCGCCAGGCAGTATGTTGCCCACTGGGAAAGCCGCTGGGCGCTGGGTGTGCCTTTCCAGTCCTCTCCGTGA
- a CDS encoding GNAT family N-acetyltransferase, whose amino-acid sequence MSLKIRRATPEDVPLLTALGSTSYRYHFERHWVSSEELQAFIEQEYAQDTLTESLADPTVSWFIAEAEKPVGFAKISWNRPVPEQSFSGALLNKLYLAPGETGKNYGRMIFDEMIQLAQQRGHNYFWLEVLEGNEGARRFYEAQGMRHLTSETFSSATQTSTIYILGKSL is encoded by the coding sequence ATGAGTTTGAAAATACGTAGAGCAACGCCGGAAGATGTGCCACTTTTAACGGCGCTGGGGAGCACAAGCTATCGCTATCACTTTGAGCGGCATTGGGTTTCCAGTGAAGAACTTCAGGCTTTTATTGAGCAGGAATACGCTCAGGATACGCTCACGGAAAGCCTGGCCGATCCGACGGTTAGCTGGTTTATTGCTGAGGCTGAAAAGCCCGTGGGGTTTGCCAAAATTAGCTGGAACCGCCCGGTGCCGGAGCAGTCGTTTTCAGGCGCTTTGCTGAACAAACTCTATCTGGCGCCCGGTGAGACAGGCAAAAACTACGGGCGGATGATTTTCGACGAAATGATCCAGCTGGCGCAGCAGAGAGGGCACAATTACTTCTGGCTTGAAGTACTGGAGGGGAACGAGGGTGCACGGCGCTTTTATGAGGCCCAGGGCATGCGCCATTTAACCAGCGAAACGTTTTCCAGCGCCACCCAAACCAGCACCATTTATATTCTCGGCAAAAGTCTTTAA
- a CDS encoding cytochrome c552 — translation MYSSGAFFFFLFSSALLFALVNRVLHYRLTYLAAFSVLAALAWGYIFQGDYLVPVAVFFSFYLLVTLKEKGWLKTWQAVTLTLLPLLLVKLHLNNHWGMIGLSFMTFRAIDVLLYRSKKDGQNFLHYFCYLFMPFIILAGPMYRWRTWIGDINKPVFRLTREQFLLAVEQIVTGVVQKFLFAMLIDNLVIESWSHRPFTLTVGVVMSIAYSAYLYFDFAGYSNMAIGAGRLFGLNIPANFNMPILAKNPQDFWRRFHISLSEWLRDVVFMPIYMNLMKLDFFRQNKTLAQNVGIFCTLFCMGAWNGLERHYVISGALFGAISVAHNMLLWSAKRSPALSNGLRHPVIAFFGRILTLASAAVSLYIFSGMSPL, via the coding sequence ATGTATAGCTCCGGGGCATTTTTTTTCTTTCTGTTTTCATCGGCACTGCTGTTTGCGCTGGTTAACCGCGTATTGCATTACCGGCTGACTTATTTGGCGGCATTCTCCGTTCTCGCGGCACTGGCCTGGGGATATATTTTCCAGGGCGATTACCTGGTTCCGGTGGCGGTATTCTTTTCGTTTTATCTTCTCGTCACCCTGAAAGAAAAAGGCTGGTTAAAAACCTGGCAAGCGGTCACCCTCACGCTACTGCCACTATTGCTGGTGAAGCTACACCTGAATAATCATTGGGGCATGATTGGTTTGTCGTTCATGACCTTCCGCGCCATTGACGTGCTGCTTTACCGCAGCAAAAAAGATGGCCAGAACTTTTTGCATTATTTCTGCTATCTGTTTATGCCGTTTATTATTCTCGCGGGCCCGATGTACCGCTGGAGAACCTGGATCGGCGATATTAATAAGCCGGTATTCAGGCTGACCCGCGAACAGTTTTTACTGGCCGTGGAGCAAATCGTCACCGGCGTCGTGCAGAAGTTTTTGTTTGCGATGCTGATCGACAATCTGGTGATTGAGTCCTGGAGTCACCGGCCGTTCACTCTCACCGTCGGCGTGGTGATGTCTATCGCCTACAGCGCCTATCTCTATTTTGATTTTGCGGGCTACAGCAATATGGCTATCGGCGCCGGACGGCTGTTTGGCCTGAATATTCCGGCCAACTTCAATATGCCGATTCTGGCTAAAAACCCGCAGGACTTCTGGCGCCGCTTCCACATCAGCCTTTCTGAGTGGCTGCGCGACGTGGTCTTTATGCCGATTTACATGAATCTGATGAAGCTCGATTTCTTCCGTCAAAATAAAACCCTGGCACAGAACGTAGGCATCTTTTGCACGCTCTTTTGCATGGGGGCCTGGAACGGGCTTGAACGACACTACGTCATCAGCGGCGCGCTGTTCGGCGCCATTTCCGTTGCCCATAACATGCTGCTTTGGTCAGCCAAACGCAGCCCGGCCTTGAGTAACGGGTTACGCCATCCGGTTATCGCGTTTTTTGGACGAATTCTGACGCTGGCTAGCGCCGCGGTCTCCCTCTACATCTTTAGTGGAATGTCACCTCTATGA